One region of Peribacillus simplex genomic DNA includes:
- the jag gene encoding RNA-binding cell elongation regulator Jag/EloR, with protein MKKVTATGQSVEEAVNLALAQLNSTKDRVEIEIEDEGKKGFFGLFGARKAIVHVTLPPDPIEETLKFLKNVSVEMGVNAKIDVHRKGKNVTFHLSGDKIALLIGKRGQTLNSLQYLAQLVANRYSKQFLNITVDAEDYRNRRNETLIQLAGRMANKALKTGKAVSLEPMPSYERKVIHNALLHYPKIKTTSSGTEPYRHLVISPLK; from the coding sequence TCGAAGAAGCAGTAAATTTAGCTTTAGCTCAACTGAACAGCACTAAAGATCGCGTGGAGATTGAAATAGAAGATGAAGGCAAAAAAGGATTTTTTGGTTTATTTGGTGCAAGGAAGGCAATTGTCCATGTGACATTGCCTCCCGATCCCATTGAAGAGACACTTAAATTTTTGAAGAATGTCAGCGTGGAAATGGGAGTCAATGCAAAAATTGATGTCCATCGTAAAGGTAAGAACGTAACATTTCATTTATCAGGTGATAAAATTGCATTATTAATTGGAAAAAGGGGTCAAACACTAAATTCCCTTCAGTATTTAGCGCAGCTGGTTGCAAATCGATATTCGAAGCAGTTCTTGAATATTACTGTAGATGCAGAAGATTATCGAAATCGCCGCAATGAAACTTTAATCCAATTGGCTGGAAGAATGGCAAATAAAGCTCTAAAAACAGGTAAAGCTGTTTCACTGGAGCCAATGCCATCCTATGAACGTAAAGTCATCCATAATGCTCTCCTGCATTATCCAAAAATAAAAACAACTTCAAGTGGGACGGAACCATATCGCCATTTAGTCATTAGTCCACTCAAATGA